One stretch of Daphnia pulicaria isolate SC F1-1A chromosome 8, SC_F0-13Bv2, whole genome shotgun sequence DNA includes these proteins:
- the LOC124312498 gene encoding uncharacterized protein LOC124312498, with product MHALTKQVATFHFKSFNSYTKWLNYYSLLRRSPLLNKFPAMSKSQFQSKLWICLLLAICWNWRISCAAQDQVGLHHSEGTTGSGKGMPSNDDLIDYDFDNPEDYREIDYDSSHNPILGMVRSSSSHPISLSFSCLSSLIVIILHYLF from the exons ATGCACGCACTTACTAAGCAAGTCGCAACTTTTCACTTCAAATCGTTTAACTCCTACACAAAGTGGttgaattattattcattattgCGTCGATCCCCGTTATTGAACAAGTTCCCCGCGATGAGTAAaagccaatttcaatcaaagTTATGGATCTGTTTGCTATTGGCAATTTGTTGGAATTGGAGGATTTCTTGCGCAGCACAAGATCAAGTTGGATTGCACCACTCGGAAG ggaCAACTGGATCAGGGAAAGGCATGCCATCAAATGACGATTTGATCGACTATGACTTTGACAATCCGGAAGATTACCGGGAAATTGATTACGACAGCAGCCACAACCCAATCCTGGGGATGGTGCGAAGCTCTTCCTCACACCCGATATCGTTAAGCTTTTCCTGTTTGTCATCACTGATCGTCATTATTCTTCATTacctcttttaa
- the LOC124312448 gene encoding cuticle protein 18.7-like, whose product MKTSIVVVVLMAFAAVSAQIPAGWNYNPFLYYPFTAQPAPVQETAEVAAARAAHLAAHTSAGGSSRVVAVQPVPVVWGQPAGAVLDTPEVWAAKVEHYRAHSAAAAANGVVSTLAPLPVVSWGVPQPVQDTPEVAAARAAHLAAHAAARGKRSVQQQDTPEVMAATLEHYRAYNAAAAANGIMAYLPARYSNMPFGMPQQVQETPEVAAARRAHLAAHAHAAARVVKVVVPVQPLPSAVVVAPPQPVQDTPEVHAAKMAFFRAFHEAAVRSG is encoded by the exons ATGAAGACCTCA attgtcgtcgtcgtcttgatGGCCTTTGCCGCCGTCTCTGCCCAGATCCCGGCCGGTTGGAACTACAATCCATTCCTTTACTACCCATTCACCGCACAACCAGCGCCCGTCCAGGAAACGGCCGAAGTTGCCGCCGCCCGTGCCGCTCACTTGGCAGCCCACACTTCCGCTGGAGGATCCAGCAGGGTGGTCGCCGTACAACCTGTTCCTGTTGTTTGGGGACAACCAGCAGGTGCCGTTTTGGACACTCCCGAAGTTTGGGCCGCCAAAGTTGAACATTACCGCGCCCActcggccgccgccgctgccaaCGGAGTCGTCTCGACTCTTGCGCCTCTTCCGGTGGTCAGTTGGGGAGTCCCTCAGCCCGTCCAAGACACTCCCGAAGTAGCAGCTGCTCGTGCCGCCCACTTGGCAGCCCACGCCGCCGCCCGCGGTAAAAGATCCGTCCAGCAGCAGGACACACCCGAAGTGATGGCCGCCACCCTCGAGCATTACCGGGCCTACAACGCCGCCGCTGCAGCCAACGGAATCATGGCCTACCTGCCCGCCAGATACTCCAACATGCCATTCGGTATGCCCCAACAGGTCCAGGAGACTCCCGAAGTGGCCGCAGCTCGTCGTGCTCATTTGGCAGCTCACGCTCACGCCGCCGCCCGAGTAGTGAAAGTGGTGGTTCCCGTTCAACCGCTTCCATCAGCGGTGGTCGTTGCTCCCCCTCAACCCGTCCAGGACACCCCTGAAGTTCACGCCGCTAAAATGGCCTTTTTCCGCGCCTTTCACGAAGCTGCCGTTCGATCTGGTTAA